One Chiloscyllium plagiosum isolate BGI_BamShark_2017 chromosome 14, ASM401019v2, whole genome shotgun sequence genomic region harbors:
- the kctd16b gene encoding BTB/POZ domain-containing protein KCTD16b isoform X2 has translation MALNANCRPPVPLAARESGGGSGGPPLPEVVELNVGGQVYFTRLSTLTSLPNSVLGRMFGHKRNSAGPELARDNRGRFFIDRDGFLFRYILDYLRDRAVVLPELFPEKMRLRREAEFFQLPELVRMLSPEEGQSPGLEEPSHSDLDELSQGSDLPRAGSQAAERRAGFITLGYRGSCVLGRDSLQGDARLFRRVPRILACGRIGLLKEVFGDNVNESRDPDRTPDRYTSRFYLRYRQLERAFDTLAEAGFTLLGSNSSLTGSVCGQAIDDRAWSSYTEYLFYRLPTTLCAPL, from the coding sequence ATGGCTCTGAACGCGAACTGCAGGCCGCCTGTGCCGCTGGCGGCCCGGGAAAGCGGCGGCGGCAGCGGGGGGCCCCCTCTGCCCGAGGTGGTGGAGCTGAATGTGGGCGGCCAGGTGTACTTCACCCGCCTGTCCACCCTGACCAGCCTCCCGAACTCGGTGCTCGGCAGGATGTTCGGTCACAAGAGGAACTCGGCGGGCCCCGAGCTGGCCCGGGACAACCGCGGGCGCTTCTTCATCGACCGGGACGGCTTCCTATTCCGCTACATCCTGGACTACCTGCGGGACAGGGCGGTGGTGCTGCCCGAGCTCTTCCCGGAGAAGATGCGCCTCCGGCGGGAGGCGGAGTTCTTCCAGCTGCCCGAGCTGGTCCGCATGCTGAGCCCGGAGGAAGGGCAGAGCCCCGGCCTTGAGGAGCCCTCACACAGCGACCTGGATGAGCTGTCCCAGGGCAGTGACCTCCCCCGGGCCGGCAGCCAGGCGGCGGAGCGCCGCGCCGGCTTCATCACGCTGGGTTACCGCGGCTCCTGTGTCCTGGGCCGGGACAGCCTGCAGGGGGATGCCCGCCTCTTCCGCCGGGTCCCCCGCATCCTCGCCTGCGGGCGCATCGGCCTCCTCAAGGAAGTCTTCGGAGACAACGTGAACGAGAGCAGGGACCCGGACCGGACCCCGGACAGGTACACGTCCCGCTTCTACCTCCGCTACCGCCAACTGGAGAGAGCCTTCGACACCCTGGCCGAAGCTGGCTTCACTCTACTGGGCAGCAACTCGTCTCTGACAGGCTCAGTGTGCGGACAGGCGATTGACGACAGGGCATGGAGCAGCTACACCGAATACCTCTTCTACC